The nucleotide window TTTTCTGCAACAGTTATATATTACGGCCCTCTCACAATAACCAGTCATGTGACCAGCACACATGGGGTTGGATGTGATAAGGCTGTTGTATGCAATGTTTGCAGGGACAATCGTTGtacttgtgtgtgtgtgtgtgtgtgtgtttacaACAGGGGGGAGTTTGGGATGGTACTTGAAAATGAATCATGTACCAGGTGACTGGTGGTTGCCAAAAGCAACAAGAAAAATATTCCCAATAACGATAAAGGCTGTGGCAACCATTACCCTGTAAAGAAAGCAGTCTTATTACATAGAGATGTACTCAGAAATATGTGTAAAATGGATGTATGGACAGCATTACAGTTATGAAAATTCAATCTCACTTCAGATTATAACGTACTTTACAGTCACCATTTTGTTTAACACAAAGTAAGCAAAGGCAATGTTGGATACAAACTGAACAGAACCCAGTGCCGCAAGAAGTGACTGCACAGAAggatacaagaaaacaaaactaattagaaATAACAAACTCATCCAGATATTCTTGTCGCAGATGTTGACATCTGTGTATGTATAGTACTAATCCTACTTTGTGGATTCAAATAACAAGGCTAACAAAATAGAGTTTATACTGACCTGAGCAGCATATCCAAAGGATACAAAATTTAGGCAATTACCaagagcaaaaaataaaaagcctGCATATGAAGAAAGCTAACTTATTTTAAGTCCTGTGTTCGTAATCCACCGTGCAAACTAGAATATCCAAAACAGTTAGAACAGATGAAGCACTGAGAGAGAAAACTGTACCAACTCTCCATGTCTGATAGTGTATAATAGGCTTCAAAGGAAGCTTTCCATTTCCTCCATCACTTTCTAGTATTGAatgtctctctctctgccaaaacagaaaataaacatTCTGACGCTTGCATCATGGTATAAATACAGTTACCAGTATTAAATTGCTACAGAAGGAACACAGGTGGCTCAAGTCTGCACTTTCAGATTAGCTACAAAGTGGTTGACAGCATACGAGaattgaaaacacacgaaaTGTAGATGTTCTCACATACATCAAATGAAAACTATGAAATCAATGGAAGTAAAAGTCTGACTAATGAAGATTTAGCATGCAATGAAAGGTGTGGTTTGTATTGTTGCTTTGCAAGCTGCATGTTGATTGTTCAAGCAACAATGTGCAGTAACAGTTAGAGTAAAGtgctaaaaaaaggaaaaagcatACACACCCTACTAGTGGGAAAGTCATCACAATAACATGTGGAAGGTTATCAATTTGCCTAAAGATTGTTAGACACGATCACAATGTATAATGGTTCAACGAGAAGAAGGGAATGGGCAAACATACACACAAGACAGCCACCCAAAGTAATAGAGTATGGAGAATAAACCTCGTTATGCCCCAATTTGAGAAGGTTAGTTCCAAAGTTGATGGCAATGCTGCCAAAAAGGTTAATGAAAGCTCCAACGACCCACTCCCCCATGGATTAGAGAGAGATGTGAAGCCGAGGCTGCATGCAGCTTAGGTGTCAAGTTGCCAACCAATATTACTTACTGAACCTGGCACAAGTAGAATACAATCACATATATAGCGGCGATTTGCAAGAGAAATGCTTGAGGAATTCCCAATGTCTCGCACATTAACAGACAATCTGACAGATGTAATTCTATGTGAAATTTGAATttacaatcaatcaatcaatcgtATTGCACATTAACAGACAATCTGACAGATGTAACTCTATATGATATAATATGATATGATATGATACAAAAGAGCAAAAATAACATGTATGTATGATTGTAATTCTATATGATATGATTCACAATTCAgatgaaaaaattaatatttattatCATTTCGTTTCGATTCGATAGATCAGGCATAAGAATAAGAAATCATAAATACAtttaacaaacaaataaattcataaagaaataagaagaaaaatatagaaAGAAACCACATTTGGAGCTATTAATTTACCCCTGTCTCTCAAGGACAAGTTGGAATTTCGATCGAGGCGGATCCAAATTGTGAAGGTATTTACTTTTCTTCCTTGTGTTTCTGTTTAATCTGTGTGTTATTTCccgaagagagaagaagaagataattaTCAAAGAGAACAGAATCCCAGATGCGAGATCGATCGATGGATGGATGGATGTGAAAGACTTGAGATTAAGGAGGAAAGGATTAGGGAAGAATGAATGCCAGAAATGCCAGAAACAAGAAAGAAGAGGAGAGACGACGAGGGAGAAGAagacagaaaagaaaagagttgtCCGGTCCATAGCCCAAGGCGTGATGCTTCAACGCACGCTATGACGGCCGTACTCTTGAACTTGTCGGCAAGACAATCACCTACGCTAACCCTCATGACAACAAAACTATAACTGCTATCATCTGTCCGTCcatctttgttttttattttcgcTTGGGGAAGGAGTGGGCTCCACTAACTGTCATTGAAGTAGTCAATCTTCGCCTCTAAACTGCCAGCAACGTCTTTACAAGGAaaccggatcctctttgtgaggattccgagAATATGTGAATTGTgtttgtttatcgtatatcatgAGATCAAAAAttactttaaatatttttatttaaaaataaacataagcaatatttaaaaataaaaaaactaactgCAAAATGTACGATAAAATGACACGATTTACGAATTCTCAAGATCCTCACTaaatcctcaccaaaaggatccggagaggatcctgttggcttTACAAGGCGGGTtgtagtttgtttgtttgtttgatatcATTTGGTTGGAGTTTTGAACTACCTATTAGGCTATTACTGGTAATTCCATTAAACCCTGAAAAACATTACCTCAGCTCTTCAAATTAATTCAACTAATTCTAACTAACTAACTGGAATCACCTCTCACGAGGTTGAAGCACGACGAGTATCTGCATACTCTCTGCCCATCGACTACATGTATCGGTGAACCAATTTGCAATTTTTGTAATTAGAACATGcaaatatattttgaagaaaatttaatattatattattgaaAACTCGTGTCGATGCAGTATGTAAAGGATGAGAACACGCGAATATATCACTTATACGTTATTTACTTTTTGACACCAACTTTCAACTACGTATATATACTTTTACAAAACGCATTacctcaaaaataaaaaattaaaattagttCCCGTCTTCAATCAACATATTGATCAATTGTGCCGATAATTATAGAAATGTATTCTGTCTCACATGCATTTCCCTCTCTTGGAAATGTAAGCAGAGAAATCAGTTGAGGTGGCTAGGTAGCTAGCTAATTTCTCTCAACCTATTGTTTATTTGGGATCAGGATTCCGAGCATTCAGGAATATCATAAAATATAACACGGAGTCCCTTTCTTTTGGTGTGGCCAAAAAACTTTTCCAGATAATGCATAGGTTCTTACTGTAGTGTGTCGTGTGATTAACATCTTTGTATCTTCTTGTGGTGGATAACTGACATACGATGAAGTGTCCTAGCTAAGAGAGAGAATTAATCATGGCTGTTTGAATTCAATGTCCTAGCTAGCCAAAAGATGGAATTTTGTGCTCTTGTCCTTGTTGCATTATCCGTCAGAAAAACTTGAGCTAACAATCACATTTTTATCGGTTTTCGACCAAAACCATCGTATTTGATTAACTCTGTTCAATGCCATTTACGCCCTCCCAGACTCCCAGTAAGGGAAATGCTATTCGTAACAGCTTatacaaacacaaaaaagaaTGAAACGCACACGGTTCTTTAGAGGACACCATTAGTAGTACCACAACTTTCTCATACTAATCAATTATAATTGTTCTGTTTTTCAGCCTTCCATTTCATCAACTTCATACCttcatataacaaatttataaacaaaCGGTAACTTAATCCAACACCCACTCTAATTATGCAAACAATATAACTACATAGTATAAGTTGGTATCAAACATAATCTTTAATCGTCATCTTATCATATATGCTATAGAATGACAATGATGGTAATGCTTTAGTTTTATCACGCAATACCAAGCACAACAAAGTCATTTGGTACCGTCGATCAAAATCCTGAGATAGCACATCCCCAGCTTAAATTAACACATATGAGCAGACACACAAAGCACTGCCAGAATAAATTTAGAAAGATGTACAAAAACATGAAACCAAATGGAACAACCACCTGAATCTATTTCCAAGATGAGAGTATCTAAAGTTTCAAACGCACGTTGAAACTTGTTACGAAGCACCTGAAAGATTATACCATGCCATTTGAAAAAGAACCAAGATGAGAGTATCTAAAGTTTCAAACGCGCGTTGAAACTTGTTACGAAGCACCTGAAAGATTATACCATGCCATTTGAAAAAGAACCAAACAGTTTTCAATTCAAAATATCTACCAACCAAGGAGTGCTTTGCAGTGAAATGCAGGAGTTTGGGTACCTTCACTATCCGCAAAGCTACCCCATGTATGGTAACAGATCTTACTCGTCAGTTACTTCAGAAAGAAGGAGACTAATAAAATCATTGCATCTGGTTTTCTTTCTATAGTGAAGCTGTTAGTGAAGAGCTTTAGAATCTTTCATGGCCACATTGCCACCCCCACCCACACTCTGTGAGTCTATTTCCTTAAGCGCAGGTGTCTCTAACTCTAATCATGCAATCCTGGGAAGAAGTTGAAGATGTCTCAAACGAATGGTTAACCCGACATTGCCACCTAAATGGTATTTTCATTTTACAAGTTCATTACAACATGGTAGGCAGTAAAGGCCCTTCAAGCAGTACGCCAGCAAAACAAGTAATCTAATCTAATTGACAAGAACAAAGAAGAAACCACACAACAAACAGGCAGGAAATAAGAGAGGAGCCGGATTCATTAATGTAACAATGTAAGAGTAGGAGAGAGGGCAACATAGGGCaagaagttaaaaaaaaaagataccaGAGCCAAAAGAATGAGCAGAGCAGTTTGCAGTTTGTACTTGTGATGGTAACATAATGCAACTAATGTTAATGGTATACACACAGAATCAAAAATCTGCCGGATGTCATCACAGTAGTACTACAGTGatttaaagaaaaagaacaaaaaaaaaaaaatctaacaaaggaaaaaaaaaagtaccggTGATTCTCCTGAACGAGGGTGAGGGTGTGGCTATGGATGCTAGCTAAGCCTGAGTGCCGCTCAAGGCTTTCATCTGAATGTGGTTGTGGTCGGAGGAGGGGGCAGCGTTGGGCAAGGCCTCATATGAACCCAATCTGCGGATTCCAACAGACTTGGCAACGACGGCGTAGGTGACCATGACAATGAGCAGGACGAACATGACGTGCACCAAGAACACCAGATCCAAAATGGCCACCGCCCTGAACCGGGACTCGTCCAGGTCGCACTTGGTGGAACCCTCCACCGCGTTTACCACGTCCAGCAGCCTGTGGCACCCCTCCGGGATGAACGCCTCCACGTACAGCGACAGCCCAGTCTGCAACACCCACAGCCCCTGCAAGCACATGGCCGCCCCTAACCCCACATCCGCCACGAACACCCTCGGCTGGCACGCCAGAACCGCGCATAGCCCCGACGCCACCGCCGTGATCCGACCGGAAACCGAGTCGCACTTGGCCTGCAGATCCGACGTCTGCACCGACGCCGCCCCCCACGACACCAGCGATTGCAGGTAGAAGAGGGCCGCGGCCAGCCCGA belongs to Malus sylvestris chromosome 17, drMalSylv7.2, whole genome shotgun sequence and includes:
- the LOC126610297 gene encoding uncharacterized protein LOC126610297 encodes the protein MAALVYQIMSSSALVSLGLYHMVATTRNHLKSPQSYAAKPYHPFPLSSSSSNLNPPPHHRLRYLQLYAIIACLLVAVVHQTLTSFDADPLLKGSTPVHRFTSLQSAASLFLFLVLTLALLLSECAPSVLPLPSDLVFGLAAALFYLQSLVSWGAASVQTSDLQAKCDSVSGRITAVASGLCAVLACQPRVFVADVGLGAAMCLQGLWVLQTGLSLYVEAFIPEGCHRLLDVVNAVEGSTKCDLDESRFRAVAILDLVFLVHVMFVLLIVMVTYAVVAKSVGIRRLGSYEALPNAAPSSDHNHIQMKALSGTQA